In the Klebsiella aerogenes KCTC 2190 genome, one interval contains:
- a CDS encoding TetR/AcrR family transcriptional regulator, whose translation MVNQRGRPMKARPRILQTARELFLQHGLDVSLDTIAAEAGATRPTLYSHFPGGKDALLLETFAFLNDTMQPPLRQLLQERQQDFPALLHGFANVVQQHFYAPENIHFQRLLIQVLVQKPELYVTLEQRPSGRVLQALSEILAQKRDEGLLTINDPELQATAFLGAIMGYPLPGALIAQKAIDPKRLEQLADCAIEGFLKAWGYKP comes from the coding sequence ATGGTCAATCAACGCGGGCGGCCGATGAAAGCTCGCCCTCGCATTTTGCAAACCGCGCGTGAGCTGTTTCTCCAGCACGGACTGGACGTGTCTTTGGATACCATCGCCGCCGAAGCGGGCGCCACGCGTCCGACGCTGTACAGCCATTTTCCCGGTGGTAAAGATGCGCTGCTACTGGAGACTTTTGCGTTTCTGAATGACACAATGCAGCCCCCCCTACGCCAGCTTTTACAGGAACGTCAGCAGGATTTTCCCGCGCTGCTGCACGGATTTGCAAACGTTGTGCAGCAGCACTTCTATGCCCCTGAGAACATCCATTTTCAGCGCTTACTGATCCAGGTTCTCGTGCAGAAACCCGAGCTATATGTCACGCTTGAGCAACGGCCCTCCGGTCGCGTACTGCAGGCACTCAGCGAGATCCTTGCGCAAAAACGAGACGAGGGACTGTTGACCATCAACGACCCGGAACTGCAGGCAACAGCGTTTCTCGGCGCAATTATGGGTTACCCGCTGCCTGGGGCGCTCATTGCACAAAAAGCAATAGATCCAAAAAGGCTGGAGCAACTTGCCGACTGCGCAATTGAGGGGTTTCTCAAAGCATGGGGGTACAAGCCGTAA
- a CDS encoding multidrug efflux RND transporter permease subunit, protein MLARFFVFRPVFAAVIAICIMATGALAMMTLPVEQYPDIAPPAVNVTANYTGASAETVEDSVTQVLEQQIKGIDGLIYFSSSSSSAGQARISLSFDQDVNPDMAQVQVQNAVNQAITRLPQEVQQQGITVTKSQGDSLMVVALYDPSRQLTSLDISDFLISSLQEPLSRVEGVGETTVFGAQYAMRIWLNPLKLTSYGLMPSDIQAAIEAQNSQVTSGEIGSLPTIEGQYLNATVTTQSRLGHPEQFENIILRTHRDGSVVYLRDVARVEIGAENYQNQTTLNGYPSAGISIQLASGANALETAEKVRTEVERLSPRFPQGVIAAYPRDSTPFVTVSIESVVHTLIEAILFVVAVMYLFLQSWRATLIPTLTVPVVLLGTFGILSLLGYSINTLTLFAMVLAIGLLVDDAIVVVENVERLMAEENLTPQEATLRSMNEITGALIGIALVLSTVFIPMAFFGGSVGIIYRQFTVTIVSAMALSALVALTLTPTLCAHLLKPGHINKGRFFILFNRGVAISQNSYLATLRRMTAHPLRFVCLALILTFLMLWQYQKLASGFLPEEDQGAVMVQYSLPSGSPMSMTEAVGADITHYFMTEEKDNLDVIFMVTGRNNAGSGQNVGMAFAELKHWDQRPGKENSAQAIILRANQYFNNNARQANISVMSPPTIRGLGQSSGFELWLQDSAENGSAALMQAQTTLLNAARENPALNAVRINSLEEKAQLQVDVDRQKAQVQGLDQADINNTLSAAWGGIYVNDFVDRGRVKRVYIQGDAPWRSTPENLSAWFVRGNSDNMASFDSFSTLRWTSGPQMLQRFNGLSAVQFQGGAVSGVSSGMAMAEMSEMASSLNGFDLQWSGLSWQERSSSVQTLWVYLASLAFMFLCLAALYESWSIPIAVMLIIPLGIIGAISASLLAGYENDIYFQVGMLTTMGLSAKNAILIVEFGLSQFQQGKSLTEAALEGARLRLRPIIMTSLAFVVGVIPLVLSAGAGAASQQEIGTAVIGGMLSGTLLTLLFVPLFFLLVQQGIMRLKSRKQ, encoded by the coding sequence ATGCTGGCCCGTTTTTTTGTCTTTCGCCCGGTTTTTGCCGCGGTCATCGCCATCTGCATCATGGCAACCGGCGCTCTCGCCATGATGACTTTGCCGGTGGAACAGTATCCGGATATCGCCCCGCCTGCTGTTAATGTCACGGCTAACTATACTGGCGCTTCAGCAGAAACCGTCGAGGATAGCGTTACTCAGGTGCTGGAGCAGCAGATCAAAGGTATCGATGGGTTGATCTACTTTTCCTCAAGCAGCAGTTCAGCTGGCCAGGCCCGCATTAGCCTTAGTTTCGATCAGGACGTTAACCCTGATATGGCGCAGGTACAGGTACAAAACGCGGTAAATCAAGCAATTACACGATTACCACAAGAGGTGCAGCAGCAAGGAATTACCGTTACCAAATCTCAGGGGGACAGCTTGATGGTGGTAGCCCTGTATGACCCAAGCAGGCAATTAACCAGCCTTGATATTAGCGATTTCCTCATCAGCTCTTTACAAGAACCGTTGAGCCGCGTCGAAGGTGTGGGTGAAACCACTGTTTTTGGCGCGCAGTATGCCATGCGCATCTGGCTCAATCCGCTCAAACTAACCAGCTATGGATTGATGCCCTCGGACATACAGGCCGCGATCGAGGCGCAGAATTCGCAAGTGACCAGCGGTGAAATTGGTTCTCTGCCGACGATTGAGGGACAATATTTGAACGCCACGGTGACGACGCAGTCCCGCCTTGGTCATCCGGAGCAGTTTGAGAATATTATTCTACGCACTCATCGCGATGGCTCAGTAGTGTACTTGCGCGACGTGGCCCGCGTGGAAATCGGCGCGGAAAACTATCAAAACCAAACGACGCTCAATGGTTACCCTTCCGCTGGGATCTCAATTCAGTTGGCCTCGGGAGCCAACGCGCTGGAAACGGCGGAGAAAGTTAGGACTGAAGTCGAACGCCTTTCTCCCCGCTTTCCACAAGGCGTAATCGCCGCCTATCCACGCGACAGCACTCCGTTTGTGACGGTATCGATCGAAAGCGTGGTGCATACGCTGATTGAAGCGATACTCTTTGTCGTGGCCGTTATGTATCTTTTTCTTCAAAGCTGGCGTGCAACGCTTATCCCGACCCTGACGGTACCGGTGGTTCTGTTGGGCACTTTCGGCATTCTCAGCCTGCTTGGCTACAGCATCAATACACTGACCCTTTTTGCCATGGTGCTGGCAATCGGGCTGCTGGTAGATGACGCTATCGTGGTGGTGGAAAATGTTGAACGTTTGATGGCAGAGGAAAACCTCACTCCACAGGAGGCCACGCTGCGCTCGATGAATGAGATAACCGGGGCGCTGATAGGTATTGCTCTGGTTCTCTCCACCGTTTTTATCCCGATGGCGTTCTTTGGTGGCTCTGTGGGGATTATCTATCGTCAGTTCACCGTGACCATTGTTTCAGCAATGGCGCTGTCTGCATTGGTCGCTCTGACGCTGACGCCAACGCTGTGCGCCCACCTGCTCAAGCCTGGACACATAAATAAAGGTCGTTTTTTTATCCTCTTCAATCGCGGAGTCGCAATAAGTCAGAACAGCTACCTGGCCACACTTCGTCGAATGACCGCCCATCCACTCCGTTTTGTTTGCCTGGCCCTGATACTAACTTTTTTGATGCTCTGGCAATATCAAAAGCTCGCAAGCGGATTTTTGCCCGAGGAGGATCAGGGCGCGGTTATGGTTCAGTACTCGCTGCCGTCTGGTTCGCCGATGTCGATGACCGAGGCCGTTGGCGCGGATATTACCCACTATTTTATGACTGAGGAGAAAGATAACCTCGACGTTATTTTTATGGTCACAGGAAGAAATAATGCCGGTAGCGGGCAGAACGTCGGTATGGCATTCGCTGAGTTAAAACACTGGGACCAGCGTCCCGGGAAAGAAAACAGCGCTCAGGCCATTATTCTACGCGCGAACCAGTATTTTAATAACAATGCCAGGCAGGCCAACATAAGCGTGATGTCACCCCCGACCATTCGCGGTCTCGGACAATCCAGCGGTTTTGAATTATGGCTGCAGGACAGCGCCGAAAATGGCAGTGCGGCACTTATGCAGGCACAAACCACCCTGCTCAATGCCGCCAGAGAAAATCCTGCTCTTAACGCGGTAAGGATTAATAGTCTGGAGGAAAAGGCGCAGCTGCAAGTCGATGTCGACCGACAAAAAGCCCAGGTTCAGGGGCTGGATCAGGCCGATATCAACAATACGCTTTCAGCGGCCTGGGGGGGCATATATGTTAACGACTTTGTCGATCGAGGGCGGGTTAAACGCGTGTATATCCAGGGAGACGCGCCCTGGCGTTCAACACCGGAAAATTTATCCGCCTGGTTTGTCCGTGGCAACAGCGACAACATGGCGTCCTTCGACAGCTTCTCGACGCTTCGCTGGACCAGCGGACCGCAGATGCTTCAGCGTTTCAATGGGCTGTCGGCCGTGCAGTTTCAAGGAGGTGCTGTGTCTGGCGTCAGCTCCGGCATGGCAATGGCTGAAATGTCCGAAATGGCCAGCTCGCTGAACGGATTTGACCTGCAATGGAGCGGTTTGTCCTGGCAGGAGCGCTCATCTTCGGTGCAAACGCTGTGGGTCTATCTGGCATCGCTAGCCTTTATGTTTCTGTGCCTCGCTGCCTTATATGAAAGCTGGTCGATCCCCATTGCCGTGATGTTGATTATCCCGTTGGGCATCATTGGCGCGATCAGCGCTTCGTTGCTCGCCGGTTATGAAAATGATATTTATTTCCAAGTGGGGATGTTAACAACAATGGGCCTTTCGGCCAAAAATGCGATCCTGATCGTCGAATTCGGGCTATCGCAGTTTCAGCAAGGAAAAAGCCTGACGGAAGCCGCACTGGAAGGCGCACGGCTGCGCTTGCGTCCGATTATTATGACCTCACTCGCATTTGTTGTCGGCGTGATCCCTCTGGTACTCTCTGCAGGTGCCGGCGCTGCCAGCCAACAAGAAATTGGGACGGCGGTGATTGGCGGCATGCTTTCAGGGACGCTACTGACGTTGCTTTTCGTTCCACTATTTTTCCTGCTAGTGCAGCAAGGAATTATGCGACTGAAAAGTCGCAAACAGTAA
- a CDS encoding CS1 type fimbrial major subunit, whose amino-acid sequence MKKYIKPLMIVAAMSTAFSAMAIQKDITVNANVDSQLDMTQADNTPLPASIDMQYLPGRGLESYRLNTKIWSNSATSNVKVRLVSAANLTNEDGAETVPMTVKLGDKTLNTTDAEFTGSELFPGSVENGSAVLPLTISQTTKGILKTGQYSGVVSLMLTQATTAEGGA is encoded by the coding sequence ATGAAGAAGTATATTAAACCTCTGATGATCGTTGCTGCGATGTCTACTGCGTTCAGCGCAATGGCTATTCAGAAGGATATTACGGTTAATGCCAACGTCGATTCCCAGTTGGATATGACCCAGGCCGATAATACGCCGTTACCTGCCAGCATCGATATGCAATATCTGCCGGGCCGTGGGCTGGAAAGCTACCGTCTCAATACCAAAATCTGGTCGAACTCAGCCACCAGCAACGTCAAAGTCCGTCTGGTTAGCGCAGCGAATCTGACCAATGAAGATGGCGCCGAGACGGTACCGATGACCGTAAAACTGGGTGATAAAACCCTGAACACTACCGATGCAGAATTTACCGGCAGCGAGCTGTTCCCGGGCAGCGTTGAAAACGGTTCTGCGGTCCTGCCGCTGACCATCTCTCAGACCACAAAAGGCATTCTGAAAACCGGTCAGTACAGCGGCGTGGTGAGTCTGATGCTGACTCAGGCGACCACCGCGGAAGGCGGCGCGTAA
- a CDS encoding fimbrial protein, which yields MNVKVKNRANKSTALYLAALSMSFFAEMTQANMSVYPMELNVDSSGTAQIRVASKSDDIQFIRVRQKKILNPGTPQEKEVEMAAWKDGGVVVTPEKFALAAGALRIVRLVSLTPPEKESTWRVYFEGVKQPDSILPAASAGTPASAKLGVNVIWGALVHLAPEKPVVSLRINPAAGTLKNDGTLRVPLKEIGVCDTSDKCRWIREDATIYPDTERKLKSLTQNHGQKYKFRYFNWINKTAEEADLPVVQ from the coding sequence ATGAATGTGAAAGTAAAAAACAGAGCAAACAAGTCCACTGCGCTTTATCTCGCTGCCCTGTCGATGTCATTTTTCGCAGAAATGACACAGGCCAATATGAGCGTTTACCCGATGGAACTTAACGTCGACAGTTCCGGGACGGCCCAAATCAGAGTGGCCTCTAAAAGCGATGATATTCAGTTCATTCGGGTGAGGCAAAAGAAAATTCTTAATCCGGGTACGCCACAGGAAAAAGAAGTTGAGATGGCAGCGTGGAAAGACGGAGGCGTGGTCGTTACCCCTGAAAAATTCGCTTTAGCGGCAGGCGCTTTACGTATCGTAAGGCTGGTTTCTCTGACGCCGCCAGAAAAAGAGAGTACCTGGCGCGTTTATTTTGAAGGGGTAAAACAGCCGGATAGTATTCTGCCTGCAGCATCCGCGGGAACGCCGGCTTCGGCCAAACTCGGCGTTAACGTTATCTGGGGAGCATTGGTTCATTTGGCGCCGGAAAAGCCGGTGGTTTCTCTGCGAATAAATCCCGCAGCAGGAACTTTAAAAAATGATGGCACGTTGCGAGTACCGCTGAAAGAAATTGGCGTATGCGATACAAGCGATAAATGCCGATGGATTAGAGAAGATGCAACTATTTATCCGGATACTGAGCGAAAATTAAAGTCACTCACTCAGAATCACGGCCAGAAATATAAATTCCGCTATTTCAACTGGATTAATAAAACAGCTGAAGAAGCAGACTTGCCCGTCGTGCAATAA
- a CDS encoding LuxR C-terminal-related transcriptional regulator, which translates to MSYVVLDNNRFYAEGLRYALLRRNVMMEVHSGTVQWQPLLLESTTLVIRCRFSITGTHQSLVDILLTLEAHGWRGTGYLVCNEKSWGLATYLRKRFETLTLHIIDDRISVADAAWLLSKEPRRIRTLRCCLTEMEFNVLDRLVKGQSVRYVAHMTKMSEKQVSTYKCNALKKLNANNLLQLLV; encoded by the coding sequence GTGAGTTACGTTGTTCTTGATAATAATCGCTTTTATGCGGAGGGGCTGCGCTACGCCCTCCTCCGTCGTAACGTTATGATGGAAGTGCATAGCGGCACGGTGCAGTGGCAGCCCTTACTGTTAGAGAGCACGACGTTGGTTATTCGCTGCCGTTTCTCTATCACTGGCACGCATCAGTCGCTGGTTGATATTTTGCTTACCCTGGAAGCCCATGGCTGGCGAGGAACGGGCTATCTGGTGTGTAATGAAAAAAGCTGGGGGCTGGCCACCTATCTGCGCAAGCGTTTTGAAACCTTAACGTTGCATATCATCGATGACCGGATCTCCGTGGCGGATGCCGCCTGGCTGTTATCTAAAGAGCCAAGGCGGATCCGCACCCTGCGCTGCTGCCTGACCGAGATGGAATTTAACGTCCTCGACAGGCTGGTTAAGGGGCAGTCGGTAAGATATGTCGCGCATATGACGAAGATGAGTGAAAAACAGGTCTCGACCTATAAATGTAACGCCCTGAAGAAACTCAATGCCAATAATCTTCTACAGCTTCTGGTGTAA
- a CDS encoding winged helix-turn-helix domain-containing protein, with amino-acid sequence MFFICNNSLLFDPEAHTVSVVGQPESVLTLSAPAVRLLQEFIRHKGSELSREELITRVWQEFGFTPSGNNLNKAISELRKSFQALGEHHELIVTIPRYGFRFDADVIFQPAQNIDTSAPQPQLQKAEKRKQPPRLKWWLIFTALLASVFGIGIIIRQQQNITTPIRLKAVEQKIAKCSVWLINDHGRPLVLSKLAALLDKNNVACQREEYSVYYFSARFSLVAADEVFIGACPVNKDSLCKTIRYKSGAEK; translated from the coding sequence ATGTTTTTTATATGCAACAATTCGTTGTTATTTGATCCTGAAGCTCACACAGTTAGTGTTGTTGGACAACCTGAATCCGTATTAACGCTTTCGGCACCGGCCGTGCGTCTGTTACAGGAATTTATTCGTCATAAAGGAAGCGAACTTAGCCGTGAGGAGTTGATTACCCGCGTATGGCAGGAATTTGGTTTTACGCCTTCGGGAAATAATCTCAACAAAGCGATAAGTGAGTTACGCAAAAGTTTCCAGGCGTTGGGAGAACATCATGAATTGATTGTAACCATACCGCGATATGGTTTTCGGTTTGATGCGGATGTTATTTTTCAACCTGCGCAAAACATTGACACCAGCGCACCCCAACCCCAGCTTCAAAAAGCTGAAAAGAGGAAGCAACCACCACGTCTGAAATGGTGGCTGATATTCACGGCATTATTAGCGTCAGTATTCGGTATTGGCATAATTATTCGCCAACAGCAGAATATAACAACGCCGATAAGGCTAAAGGCTGTTGAGCAAAAAATTGCAAAATGTAGCGTCTGGCTTATTAACGATCATGGGCGACCGCTAGTGTTATCGAAATTAGCCGCACTGCTGGATAAAAACAATGTGGCGTGCCAGCGAGAAGAGTACAGTGTCTATTATTTCAGCGCTCGTTTTTCCCTCGTCGCAGCGGATGAAGTGTTTATCGGTGCATGCCCGGTCAATAAAGACAGCTTGTGTAAAACCATTCGTTATAAAAGTGGGGCTGAGAAATGA
- a CDS encoding TcfC E-set like domain-containing protein: MAFHRNALLFVVLLPASVQLASATIVVPAGFEDLAKTQRLWTEVSLYGASLGLFEADITLETVTFVAPETLIAAIKRQFNDDPALIASVTAALSSPLARNGNLACSSNGSAAGCDFIDTKSVALIYDENNARINLFFDRRYLPKQTAENQWYQPTRNTENALIHQQNINFVADEDYQSMTVQGNGALAMTENGYFNLDWTWLGQRSRHQQQQEITVNNAWFRQDLWHEYYVQLGEMDTRDLFSAAGGNINLSQLPLGKIRGLRTGSTRAWINPVQQSSGTPITVLLSHDARIDARRGNQLLASFYLNAGAQTLDTRSFPDGSYTVTLAIYENNRLTRTEQVPFTRTGITPFDRVEWFMQAGETDNDDMSDERSAVAQAGIRLPVTSTLAITSGATVKKNQRFVESAVDWSRGFNTGPIDGVLSTRFSYLYGSQGQRGNIQQISYNDGFSLSFYRNALSADNCDSSSTGFDAVNGCYRSLSVMFSVPVGSWYANLGYSDNRNEGRYVSRRELPNSDDRHDNGLPWESVYMTRSRSQAWQAGLSNAFSTRGLNINSSINLFMRNDHSGDGKDKGGFLSVSLSLAHNRQGDASSYTSVGATWQQQKHEKNQLNYNVAHNWYTDARGENEYGLNASGINSDSLNTSAYTRQGGRFGNGSLTVSDSWDRQDHRHRFSSSGNYSSTLALSRSGLWFGRWGDGRPASAIAVNVATPEASPDSRIAVSLDNSGSADIPANARALFALPGYQQTTLTINESTDISHGANSEITQGSGSRTVFMVPGKMLHREVQTTTRYTWLGQLTDEQHTPFIGGMPLNVSGWSDLGNGGFSAESDSLIQSLYLVKQQQFYQCALKVKTMRDVVRYVGTVTCEELTYSALPETVQQQAQLLLAGRTPAVSPTAMNNSTLSTGK; encoded by the coding sequence ATGGCTTTTCACAGAAATGCTCTTCTTTTTGTCGTTTTGTTACCTGCTTCCGTTCAATTAGCCAGCGCCACTATCGTCGTACCTGCGGGTTTTGAAGATCTGGCGAAAACGCAGCGCCTGTGGACAGAAGTCAGTCTGTATGGCGCGTCGCTTGGCCTGTTTGAAGCCGATATCACGCTTGAAACGGTAACCTTTGTGGCGCCGGAAACGCTCATCGCGGCAATTAAGCGTCAGTTCAACGATGATCCTGCCTTGATCGCCTCTGTGACCGCCGCCCTTTCCTCTCCGCTTGCGCGTAACGGCAATCTCGCCTGCAGCAGCAATGGTTCCGCGGCGGGTTGCGATTTTATCGACACCAAAAGCGTGGCCCTGATTTATGACGAGAATAACGCCCGTATTAACCTGTTTTTCGACAGGCGGTATCTACCGAAACAAACGGCGGAAAATCAGTGGTATCAGCCTACGCGCAATACTGAGAACGCGCTGATCCACCAGCAAAATATCAACTTCGTGGCCGATGAAGACTATCAGTCGATGACCGTGCAGGGAAACGGCGCGCTGGCCATGACTGAGAATGGGTATTTTAACCTCGACTGGACCTGGCTTGGGCAGCGCTCTCGCCATCAACAGCAGCAGGAGATCACGGTCAATAATGCCTGGTTCCGTCAGGATCTGTGGCATGAATATTACGTTCAGTTAGGTGAAATGGATACGCGCGATCTCTTCAGCGCGGCCGGCGGCAATATCAACCTCAGCCAGCTACCGCTTGGAAAAATTCGCGGTCTGCGTACCGGCTCGACGCGAGCGTGGATCAACCCCGTTCAGCAGTCCAGTGGAACGCCCATTACCGTGCTGCTTTCCCATGACGCGCGTATCGATGCGCGCCGAGGCAATCAGCTGCTGGCCAGTTTTTATCTTAATGCCGGGGCGCAAACCCTGGATACCCGTTCGTTTCCGGACGGGAGCTATACCGTGACGCTGGCGATTTATGAAAACAACCGCCTGACCCGTACCGAGCAGGTTCCGTTTACCCGCACCGGCATCACGCCATTCGACCGCGTCGAGTGGTTTATGCAGGCCGGTGAAACCGATAACGACGATATGAGCGACGAACGCAGCGCCGTGGCGCAAGCGGGCATTCGCCTGCCTGTAACTTCTACGCTGGCGATCACCAGCGGCGCAACGGTGAAAAAGAACCAGCGTTTTGTGGAGAGCGCGGTCGACTGGAGTCGCGGTTTCAATACCGGCCCCATTGATGGGGTACTCAGCACACGCTTTAGCTACCTTTATGGCAGCCAGGGCCAACGCGGCAATATCCAGCAAATCAGCTATAACGATGGCTTTTCACTGAGCTTCTATCGTAACGCCTTATCGGCTGATAACTGTGATTCCAGCAGTACAGGCTTTGACGCGGTGAATGGTTGCTACAGAAGTCTCTCGGTGATGTTCTCCGTTCCGGTCGGCTCGTGGTATGCCAACCTCGGTTATTCCGATAACCGCAATGAAGGCCGTTATGTCTCACGGCGTGAATTACCGAATAGTGACGATCGGCACGACAATGGTTTGCCCTGGGAATCGGTGTATATGACCCGCTCCCGTTCGCAGGCGTGGCAGGCCGGACTGAGCAACGCGTTCAGCACCCGCGGGTTGAATATCAACAGCAGCATAAACCTGTTTATGCGTAACGACCATTCTGGAGATGGCAAGGATAAAGGCGGCTTCCTCAGCGTAAGCCTGTCGCTGGCACATAATCGTCAGGGCGATGCCTCCAGCTACACCTCCGTGGGGGCCACGTGGCAACAGCAGAAGCATGAAAAAAATCAGCTCAACTATAACGTCGCGCATAACTGGTACACCGATGCGCGCGGTGAAAACGAATATGGTCTTAACGCATCCGGGATTAATAGCGACTCGCTAAATACTTCGGCCTATACCCGTCAGGGCGGTCGATTTGGTAACGGAAGTTTGACCGTCAGCGATTCGTGGGATCGCCAGGATCATCGCCACCGGTTCAGCAGCAGCGGTAACTACAGTTCTACGCTGGCGCTATCTCGTTCTGGCCTGTGGTTTGGCCGCTGGGGTGACGGACGCCCGGCATCAGCCATTGCGGTCAACGTCGCAACGCCGGAAGCGTCACCTGATTCCCGCATTGCCGTTTCGCTTGATAACAGCGGTAGCGCCGATATCCCGGCAAACGCCCGCGCGTTGTTCGCCCTGCCCGGCTATCAGCAAACCACGCTGACTATTAATGAGTCGACGGACATTTCCCACGGCGCCAACAGTGAAATTACGCAGGGGTCGGGAAGCAGAACGGTATTTATGGTGCCTGGAAAAATGCTGCACAGAGAGGTGCAAACCACCACGCGTTATACCTGGCTTGGCCAGTTGACCGATGAACAACATACGCCGTTTATCGGCGGCATGCCGCTTAACGTCAGCGGCTGGAGCGATTTAGGTAATGGCGGCTTTAGTGCGGAAAGCGACAGCCTGATCCAGTCGCTCTACCTGGTGAAACAACAGCAGTTTTACCAGTGCGCGCTGAAGGTGAAGACCATGCGAGACGTCGTGCGCTATGTCGGCACGGTGACCTGCGAAGAACTGACTTATTCCGCGTTACCGGAAACCGTGCAGCAGCAGGCGCAACTGCTGCTGGCTGGCCGTACGCCGGCGGTCAGCCCAACGGCGATGAATAACTCTACACTCTCTACAGGAAAATGA
- a CDS encoding CfaE/CblD family pilus tip adhesin — protein sequence MITRLLILLLACICFTEAQAASPAGRNTSVAFAFDRQSPPARLDIWLHESGGYDPNDPQKWGRNTLTCQSRTDTTYGACMTAPVWFSANPAAPYPINLRFTHAITNKTVDVKVYGEHRMFINNKTFIFASYVTGGTVDLSAWNSAPYFDFYIVRSELNKLNQAGIWTATLRQDLREWGSANCGGDFNNVNIGCPGYLTLAKWQANLRVEVVDPGNQQIYLPAFPHSTPVVNLNLTNFPGRPGGSEIKGENSLDMCLYDGNNSTSTRAFLRFEDDGLDATGRAEGAFSIRRRGGSQTDPRDRLDYQVLVTNPTTGATEVAANGKTLTWEGTNNRGYLRQVVLPGGRESVLCIPAPIILKTPAFAASSKNAGDYTGTLRVIYTPSTL from the coding sequence GTGATAACGCGTCTTTTGATTTTACTGCTTGCCTGCATCTGTTTTACCGAGGCTCAGGCCGCTAGTCCTGCCGGCAGAAATACCAGCGTGGCGTTTGCCTTCGATCGCCAGTCTCCTCCTGCCCGCCTGGATATCTGGCTGCACGAGTCCGGCGGTTATGATCCCAACGATCCGCAAAAATGGGGACGAAATACCCTGACCTGCCAGTCGCGTACCGATACAACCTATGGCGCCTGCATGACTGCGCCGGTATGGTTTTCGGCGAACCCGGCCGCGCCCTATCCGATAAACCTGCGTTTTACCCACGCAATAACCAACAAAACGGTGGATGTAAAAGTCTATGGCGAACACCGTATGTTCATCAATAACAAAACCTTTATTTTCGCCAGTTACGTAACGGGCGGTACAGTAGATTTGTCAGCCTGGAACAGTGCGCCCTATTTTGATTTTTACATCGTCCGTAGCGAATTAAACAAACTCAATCAGGCCGGGATCTGGACGGCCACGCTGAGGCAAGATTTGCGCGAATGGGGAAGCGCCAACTGCGGCGGCGACTTTAATAACGTCAACATTGGCTGCCCAGGCTACCTCACCCTTGCTAAGTGGCAAGCAAACCTGCGTGTTGAGGTGGTCGATCCGGGCAATCAGCAGATTTATTTACCGGCATTTCCGCACTCCACGCCGGTGGTGAACCTCAACCTCACCAATTTCCCGGGCAGACCCGGCGGCAGTGAAATTAAGGGCGAAAACTCGCTGGATATGTGCCTCTATGATGGCAATAACAGCACCAGTACGCGGGCATTTCTGCGCTTTGAAGACGATGGGCTTGACGCGACCGGGCGTGCCGAAGGGGCGTTTTCTATCCGGCGACGGGGAGGCAGCCAGACGGACCCAAGAGATCGTCTCGATTATCAGGTGCTGGTGACCAACCCGACCACCGGCGCAACTGAAGTTGCCGCTAACGGCAAAACGTTGACCTGGGAGGGTACCAACAATCGCGGCTATTTGCGTCAGGTTGTGCTGCCGGGCGGCCGCGAAAGCGTGTTATGCATCCCGGCCCCCATTATCCTGAAAACGCCCGCCTTTGCCGCCAGCAGCAAAAACGCGGGTGACTATACCGGTACGTTACGCGTTATCTATACCCCCAGTACGTTATAA